In the Natronincola ferrireducens genome, TTGATGATAAAGTAAGAGAAAAAGAGATGGGAATTTTTATAAAGATCATAACAAAAAAGCTACTCATTAACAGAATTAATGGATTCATCTTTATTACCTCCCCCAACAATGTTTTTAAATTTGTTAATATCTTCAATTAACACTTCTGTTGTAAACAGTGCCATAGCTATTCCTGATAAAGGTATGGATACATAGAAATATGCCTGAGGCAGGGATAAAGCTGTAGAATATCTTAAAAGTCCTAATTTGGTAAAGGTATAACCGTTAACAACCATAATATAAATTACACCAAACATAGCTACGCTTCCAACAATATCTAATACAGCATTAATCTTTTTAAACTTCGGAGGAAAAATTTCAACAACATAATGACATCGTTTTCGCACAGCCACAGCGGAGCCTAAAAACACCGACCAGACAAAACAAAACAAAGCCACCTCTGAAGCCCAACGGACAGAAATTTTCAAATAATTCCTTGTAATAACCTCCATAAAAACAACAATAACAAAAATAGATAATAGGATAGCTCCTTTAAATAAAAATAACTTTTCTAATTTACTGTTGATTGCCTTCATAATACTACACCCCTTTTCCATATCGGCTGCTTCATATTTTTTAAAAAATTTCAATGGGATCACAACAGATATAAACCAATCTCCTGTGGATTTAAAAAAATATAAAAAAAGACTTCCTTCAACTGGTATCTACTAAAGGTATTCTTTCTTCTCTGTATTGTTAAACCCTCCCTTGTATAAGGAAAAGTGGGAGAATAAACAATCACACCCTCGAAGTAACCTGAGTTAATATTGAGGGGGAGCACCCCCCCTCTAAATTAAGTGGCATTTTTTAGAATTTTAGTTAACAAAGTTGAAGGAAATATATTTATATCTTCTTATTTTTTAAGGATTTAAGAAATTTGCTTTAGTCTTACTGTAGGTCTCTAATCATTTGTAAAATATCTGTAGCATCAATATCTTCAGCTAACTCATCATGTAAAGGTTGAACAATTTCCATAAAAGCTTGAGTATCTACTTTGTTAACCTCTACACCATATTTTTCTACAAAATCCACCAACAATTCTTTGTCAAATTGCTTACCTATTTCTGTACCCTTTAAGCTTGCTT is a window encoding:
- a CDS encoding TRAP transporter small permease, giving the protein MKAINSKLEKLFLFKGAILLSIFVIVVFMEVITRNYLKISVRWASEVALFCFVWSVFLGSAVAVRKRCHYVVEIFPPKFKKINAVLDIVGSVAMFGVIYIMVVNGYTFTKLGLLRYSTALSLPQAYFYVSIPLSGIAMALFTTEVLIEDINKFKNIVGGGNKDESINSVNE